Genomic DNA from Veillonella criceti:
GATCAAAGTATTGAACTTTAACGCCCCAAGTACCTTGTTCTTTGATGTTATAATTACCAAAGCCAATACCAGCTACCCAAGCATCATTACCATAATCTTTATTAGCTGCATCTTCAGAGAATGTAGCATATTCGCCACCAATCCAAACTTTATCAAAGTTAAGATCTAAGGAACCACCATAGATATCAGCATCATCTTTTAATTTTAATTCATTGCTATAAAGCTCACCATTATCATTAGTGAATGCATAGAAACCGCCTAAAGTAACATGTTCACCAAGTTTCCCTTTAGCTTGAAGTAAAGTTACTTTTAAGTTGTCATCTGCATTAGTATAGCCATCTTTATTAATATCTTTTAGAGATTTAAAAGCGCCTTTAACGAAAGAACCATAGCCTGCTAATGCTTGGAAGTTACCATTATCGTATGCTAAAGCAGCACCATCAAAAGCGTCATCATAGATTAAACCATTACCAACAACTGCACCAAAACGGCCAACTACACCAGTAGTATCTTCGCCAAATTGATGTGCCACATATACACGATCAAATGTCACATCAGTATCTTGAGAATCACCAAATTCAGTATCGCCTGTAGAAATACGAACAACTGCAGAAGTATTTTCATTTACAGTTGCATTGAATTGTACACGGCCACGGTAATCAAACTGAGATTTTTTATTGTAGCGAGAATTGTCTTTATTATCTTCAAAGTTACCTTTCTCTTCAAAGCCTTTATAACGAAGACGAGCATCACCAGTAACTTTTACATTACCAACTTTGTTTTCCAAAGTAGCAACACGAACGCCCAAGTTGTTTAATTCGCTGGAGAATTCGTCAGCTAAACGGTTAATCAAAGCTTGTTGTTCAGCGTTTGCACGAGCTTCGTTAGCCATAGCTTTAGCTACCATTTGAGCCAT
This window encodes:
- a CDS encoding S-layer homology domain-containing protein; the protein is MKKRFAAVFAATAVLGVTTAFAANPFSDVTPNDWAYQSVAQLAAAGVINGYPDGTFKGQNNITRYEMAQMVAKAMANEARANAEQQALINRLADEFSSELNNLGVRVATLENKVGNVKVTGDARLRYKGFEEKGNFEDNKDNSRYNKKSQFDYRGRVQFNATVNENTSAVVRISTGDTEFGDSQDTDVTFDRVYVAHQFGEDTTGVVGRFGAVVGNGLIYDDAFDGAALAYDNGNFQALAGYGSFVKGAFKSLKDINKDGYTNADDNLKVTLLQAKGKLGEHVTLGGFYAFTNDNGELYSNELKLKDDADIYGGSLDLNFDKVWIGGEYATFSEDAANKDYGNDAWVAGIGFGNYNIKEQGTWGVKVQYFDLAEVSPVFSSTWNQPYDNDYKTWMATVDYALANNVGLSAYWAFNGEEQDGTDVGDFYRAELNYKF